From a region of the Mycobacterium sp. SMC-8 genome:
- a CDS encoding DUF4334 domain-containing protein has product MTTDPRKTFTELTGRTDRIADAELDAFWATLAPATIDFMIGEWKGGEFDTGHKANGFMKKLNWFGKTFHSATDAKPLVCLDADGAKFSNTEAMNGEASLWMEEFRGEVVATMVYDGRPVHDHFKVVDDNAVIGIMNGKGALDTNSGTPRHLYFYLERV; this is encoded by the coding sequence ATGACCACCGACCCCCGCAAGACCTTCACCGAGCTGACCGGGCGCACCGACCGGATCGCCGACGCCGAACTGGACGCGTTCTGGGCCACCCTGGCGCCGGCGACCATCGACTTCATGATCGGCGAATGGAAGGGCGGCGAGTTCGACACCGGACACAAGGCCAACGGCTTCATGAAGAAGTTGAACTGGTTCGGCAAGACGTTCCACTCGGCAACCGATGCCAAGCCCCTGGTCTGCCTGGACGCCGACGGCGCCAAGTTCTCCAACACCGAGGCGATGAACGGCGAGGCCAGCCTCTGGATGGAGGAGTTCCGCGGTGAGGTGGTCGCGACGATGGTCTACGACGGAAGGCCGGTGCATGACCACTTCAAGGTCGTCGATGACAACGCCGTCATCGGCATCATGAACGGCAAGGGCGCCCTCGACACCAACTCGGGCACGCCCCGCCACCTGTACTTCTACCTGGAACGGGTGTAG
- a CDS encoding transglutaminase family protein gives MKRDVGAELDVEITEPTTLEFQIAVAPQPGAEVTESLSFTLNGNEIPDARINQIAGDHGNRIHKLDAPVGNLKVSYRASVVGQADPAPVRDLDLSMYLRPSRYAEADKFFGFAGTEFGDVDDPVVLLAKVSSWVGARLRYVPGSSDPIDGAADTLLAGSGVCRDYAHLVIALLRAVNVPARLVSVYAPGCHPMDFHAVAEAFVDGQWHVVDATCLAPRQSMLRIATGRDAADTAWLDNHGGAMTVNAMEVFATVDGELPRDRIEQLVSIR, from the coding sequence ATGAAACGTGACGTCGGCGCGGAACTCGACGTCGAGATCACCGAGCCCACGACGCTCGAATTCCAGATCGCCGTAGCGCCCCAGCCGGGTGCCGAGGTCACCGAGTCACTGTCGTTCACGTTGAACGGCAACGAGATTCCAGACGCCCGGATCAACCAGATCGCCGGCGACCACGGCAACCGCATCCACAAACTCGACGCGCCGGTCGGCAACCTCAAGGTCAGCTACCGGGCGAGCGTGGTCGGACAGGCCGACCCGGCGCCGGTGCGCGACCTCGACCTGTCCATGTATCTGCGGCCCAGCCGGTACGCCGAAGCCGACAAGTTCTTCGGTTTCGCGGGCACAGAATTCGGTGACGTCGACGACCCCGTCGTGCTGCTGGCGAAGGTGTCGTCCTGGGTGGGTGCCCGGCTGAGGTACGTGCCGGGGTCCAGTGACCCGATCGACGGTGCCGCGGACACGCTGCTGGCCGGTTCCGGGGTGTGCCGCGATTACGCGCACCTGGTCATCGCGCTGCTGCGGGCGGTGAACGTGCCCGCCCGGCTGGTGTCGGTGTACGCGCCCGGGTGCCACCCCATGGACTTCCACGCCGTGGCCGAAGCGTTCGTCGACGGTCAGTGGCACGTCGTGGACGCCACCTGCCTGGCGCCGCGGCAGTCGATGCTGCGCATCGCGACCGGGCGGGACGCGGCAGACACCGCCTGGCTGGACAACCACGGGGGCGCGATGACGGTCAACGCGATGGAGGTGTTCGCGACCGTCGACGGCGAGCTGCCCCGTGACCGCATCGAGCAGTTGGTGTCGATCCGGTGA
- the hisC gene encoding histidinol-phosphate transaminase, with translation MSARLRPDLADLPVYAPGRTVPGAIKIASNETVHGPLPSVRAAIENAIDGINRYPDNGYVELRERLAKYVGFAPENISVGSGSVSLCQQLIQITSTVGDEVLFGWRSFEIYPLQVRTAGATPVQVALTDHTFDLDAMLAAITDRTRLIFVCNPNNPTSTVVDPDALARFIEAVPPHILVVLDEAYIEYIRDGLVPDSFGLVRAHSNVVVLRTFSKAYGLAGLRVGYAVADPDIVAALSKVYVPFTATSVSQAAAIACLDAADELLERTDAVVAERERVSAALRGAGYELPPSQANFVWLPLVGRAQEFAADAANDRIIVRPYGEDGVRVTVAAPEENDAFLDFAGRWAAHLV, from the coding sequence GTGTCCGCCCGTCTGCGCCCCGACCTCGCCGATCTGCCCGTCTACGCGCCGGGCAGGACGGTGCCCGGCGCCATCAAGATCGCCAGCAATGAAACCGTCCACGGCCCGCTGCCCAGCGTGCGGGCCGCGATCGAGAACGCGATCGACGGCATCAACCGCTACCCCGACAACGGCTACGTCGAGCTGCGGGAGCGTCTCGCCAAATACGTCGGATTCGCCCCGGAGAACATCTCCGTCGGCAGCGGATCGGTCAGCCTGTGCCAGCAGCTGATCCAGATCACGTCCACCGTCGGTGACGAGGTGCTCTTCGGCTGGCGCAGCTTCGAGATCTACCCGTTGCAGGTACGCACCGCCGGCGCGACCCCGGTGCAGGTGGCGCTGACCGACCACACCTTCGACCTCGACGCGATGCTCGCCGCGATCACCGACCGCACCCGGCTGATCTTCGTGTGCAACCCGAACAACCCGACCAGCACCGTCGTCGACCCCGACGCACTGGCGCGGTTCATCGAGGCCGTGCCACCGCACATCCTGGTGGTGCTCGACGAGGCCTACATCGAGTACATCCGCGACGGGCTCGTGCCCGACAGTTTCGGGCTCGTCCGGGCGCACAGCAATGTCGTTGTGCTGCGCACCTTTTCGAAGGCCTACGGGCTGGCCGGGCTGCGGGTCGGCTACGCCGTCGCCGATCCGGACATCGTCGCCGCGCTGTCGAAGGTGTACGTGCCGTTCACCGCCACCAGCGTGTCGCAGGCCGCGGCCATCGCATGCCTGGACGCCGCCGACGAACTGCTGGAACGCACCGACGCCGTGGTCGCCGAACGCGAGCGGGTCAGCGCCGCGCTGCGCGGGGCCGGCTACGAGTTGCCGCCCTCGCAGGCGAACTTCGTGTGGTTGCCGCTGGTCGGGCGGGCGCAGGAGTTCGCGGCCGACGCCGCCAACGACCGCATCATCGTGCGTCCGTACGGGGAGGACGGCGTCCGTGTCACCGTCGCCGCCCCCGAGGAGAACGACGCCTTCCTCGACTTCGCCGGGCGCTGGGCAGCCCACCTCGTTTAG
- a CDS encoding cupin domain-containing protein, whose product MTDTMDIRRVVTGHDASGKSVFVSDEKVAPRVPMLLPGSEFTLLWGGNEAPRFPDDGSMPQWHTYFPPVGGFRFSMFTLPPHATATGDPSQIDAEAALADAEQKLPGLLGYMDPEDPGMHTTDTIDFEVVLEGTVILELDDGAEVTLQPGDTVVQNGTRHRWRNPGDTPARLALFVCGAHHADVSRPG is encoded by the coding sequence TTGACTGACACAATGGACATCCGCCGAGTCGTCACCGGACACGATGCGTCCGGCAAGTCAGTGTTCGTCAGCGACGAGAAGGTCGCCCCCCGCGTGCCGATGCTGCTCCCAGGCTCCGAGTTCACGCTGCTGTGGGGCGGCAACGAAGCACCCCGATTCCCCGACGACGGCTCGATGCCGCAGTGGCACACGTATTTTCCGCCCGTCGGGGGCTTCCGCTTCTCGATGTTCACGCTGCCGCCGCATGCGACGGCGACAGGGGACCCCAGCCAGATCGACGCCGAGGCGGCGCTGGCCGACGCCGAGCAGAAGCTGCCCGGGCTGCTCGGCTACATGGATCCCGAGGATCCCGGCATGCACACCACCGACACCATCGACTTCGAGGTGGTGCTCGAAGGTACGGTGATCCTCGAGCTCGACGACGGCGCCGAGGTGACGCTGCAACCGGGAGACACCGTCGTACAGAACGGGACCCGGCACCGGTGGCGCAATCCGGGTGACACCCCGGCCCGGCTCGCCCTGTTTGTGTGCGGCGCCCACCACGCCGACGTCAGCCGGCCCGGCTGA
- a CDS encoding phosphotransferase family protein, which produces MTDLEGLDLSALDRHLREVGVPRSGDLRAELISGGRSNLTFLVADDASQWVLRRPPLHGLTPSAHDMAREYRVVAALADTAVPVARAVTMRDDASVLGAPFQMVEHVAGRVVRHTDQLKALGDEVAIEACVDALITVLADLHAVDPDAVGLSDFGKPSGYLERQVRRWGSQWDLVKQTDDPCDADVRKLHRRLGEALPQQSRTSIVHGDYRIDNTILDAEDATKVVAVLDWEMSTLGDPLSDAALMCVYRHPTFHLVHADAAWASELIPNADALAEKYSRAAGQPLDHWDFYMALAYFKLAIIGAGIAYRAREAGVVDDTDKVAEAVGPLIAAGLSELC; this is translated from the coding sequence GTGACTGACCTCGAAGGCCTCGATCTTTCCGCCCTGGACCGGCACCTGCGCGAGGTCGGGGTGCCCCGCAGCGGTGACCTGCGCGCCGAGCTGATCTCCGGCGGCCGCTCAAACCTGACCTTCCTGGTGGCCGACGACGCCTCCCAGTGGGTGCTGCGCCGCCCGCCGCTGCACGGCCTGACCCCCTCGGCGCACGACATGGCCCGGGAGTACCGGGTCGTCGCCGCGCTGGCCGACACCGCTGTCCCGGTCGCGCGCGCGGTCACGATGCGCGACGATGCCTCCGTGCTGGGGGCGCCGTTCCAGATGGTCGAGCACGTCGCCGGCCGGGTGGTGCGCCACACCGACCAGTTGAAAGCCCTCGGCGACGAGGTGGCGATCGAGGCGTGCGTCGACGCGCTGATCACGGTGCTTGCCGACCTGCACGCGGTGGACCCGGACGCGGTCGGGCTGTCGGACTTCGGCAAGCCGAGCGGCTATCTGGAACGCCAGGTGCGGCGCTGGGGTTCGCAGTGGGACCTGGTCAAGCAGACCGATGACCCGTGCGACGCCGACGTCCGGAAGCTGCACCGGCGTCTCGGCGAAGCCCTGCCGCAGCAGAGCCGCACCTCGATCGTGCACGGCGACTACCGCATCGACAACACCATCCTCGACGCCGAGGACGCCACGAAGGTCGTCGCGGTGCTGGACTGGGAGATGTCCACGCTCGGTGACCCGCTCAGCGACGCCGCGCTGATGTGCGTGTACCGGCACCCGACGTTCCACCTGGTGCATGCCGACGCCGCGTGGGCGAGCGAACTGATCCCGAACGCGGACGCGCTCGCCGAGAAGTACTCCCGGGCGGCCGGCCAGCCGCTGGACCACTGGGACTTCTATATGGCGCTGGCCTATTTCAAGCTCGCCATCATCGGTGCAGGCATCGCCTACCGGGCCCGCGAGGCCGGCGTCGTCGACGACACCGACAAGGTGGCCGAGGCCGTCGGCCCGCTGATCGCCGCGGGGCTCTCCGAGCTCTGCTGA
- a CDS encoding SDR family NAD(P)-dependent oxidoreductase: MTDAGGFAGRLFDLTDRVVLITGGSRGLGREMAFAAARCGADVVIASRKYDACVATAEAVTAGTGRAAYPYAVHVGRWDELDGLVDVAYDRFGKVDVLVNNAGMSPLYESLSSVTEKLFDSVVNLNLKGPFRLSVLVGDRMLADGGGSIINVSTHGSLRPHPTFVPYAASKAGLNAMTEALALAYGPTVRVNTLMPGPFLTDISDAWTFTDGDTNPFARSALQRAGQPAEIVGAALFLMSDASSFTSGSIIRADGGIP, translated from the coding sequence GTGACCGATGCGGGTGGATTCGCCGGCCGGCTGTTTGATCTGACCGACCGGGTGGTGCTGATCACCGGCGGCAGCCGGGGTCTGGGACGGGAGATGGCCTTTGCGGCGGCCCGCTGCGGGGCGGACGTCGTCATCGCCAGCCGCAAGTACGACGCCTGCGTGGCCACCGCCGAGGCCGTCACCGCCGGGACCGGCCGGGCCGCATACCCGTACGCGGTGCACGTCGGACGGTGGGATGAGCTCGACGGGTTGGTCGACGTGGCCTACGACCGGTTCGGCAAGGTCGACGTGTTGGTCAACAACGCGGGGATGTCCCCGCTGTACGAGTCGTTGTCGTCGGTCACCGAGAAGCTGTTCGACTCGGTGGTGAACCTGAACCTCAAGGGCCCGTTCCGGTTGTCGGTGCTCGTCGGTGATCGCATGCTCGCCGACGGCGGCGGCTCGATCATCAACGTCAGCACCCACGGGTCGCTGCGACCGCACCCGACGTTCGTCCCCTACGCCGCGTCGAAGGCTGGGCTGAATGCGATGACCGAGGCTCTGGCGCTGGCCTACGGTCCGACGGTGAGGGTGAACACCTTGATGCCCGGGCCGTTCCTGACCGACATCAGCGATGCCTGGACCTTCACCGATGGTGACACCAACCCGTTCGCGCGCAGCGCCCTGCAGCGGGCCGGCCAGCCCGCCGAGATCGTCGGCGCCGCGCTGTTCCTGATGTCGGATGCGTCGAGTTTCACCTCGGGCTCGATCATCCGCGCTGACGGCGGCATCCCCTAG
- a CDS encoding alkyl/aryl-sulfatase: protein MNSKPPTPTIEDAHRVHRETLPFDDTRDFADADRGFIAARQPCVITAADGRVVWDNDVYGFLTGDAPPTVHPSLWRQSTLVAKQGLYEVVTGIYQVRGFDLSNITFVEGDTGIIVIDPLVSTEVAAAALALYREHRGDREVRAVIYTHSHVDHFGGVLGVTSQADVDAGRVAVLAPEGFTAHAVQENVYAGTAMTRRAAYMYGTVLERGPQGQVGCGLGQTPSTGEVAIIVPTVDIRETGEVHTIDGVEIEFQMAPGTEAPAEMHFYFPRFRALCMAENATHNLHNLLTLRGALVRDPHGWAGYLTEAIDTFADRADVVFASHHWPTWGRDRIVEFLSLQRDLYAYLHDQTLRQLNQGYTGIEIAESFTMPPALEQAWHARGYYGSVSHNVKAVYQRYMGWFDGNPARLWPHPPEAIGPRYVAAMGGIDRVVELARQAFDDGDFRWAATLLDHAIFTDENHVGARELYADTLEQLAYGAETATWRNFFLGGATELRDGNFGTPTQTTSTSMVGQLSPEQMFDVVAISVNGPRAWDLDLAIDVTFLDVQTNYRLTLRNGVLVYRNVAADEATAQATVRLASKLRLLTLAAGDNTSPGLEISGDAGVLTALLSALDKPDPDFNIITP from the coding sequence ATGAACAGCAAGCCGCCGACACCGACGATCGAAGACGCGCACCGGGTGCACCGCGAGACCCTTCCGTTTGACGACACCCGGGATTTCGCCGACGCCGACCGGGGCTTCATCGCCGCCCGGCAGCCCTGCGTCATCACCGCCGCTGACGGACGCGTGGTGTGGGACAACGACGTCTACGGGTTTCTGACCGGAGACGCCCCGCCCACGGTGCACCCGAGCCTGTGGCGCCAGTCGACGCTGGTGGCCAAGCAGGGGCTCTACGAAGTGGTCACAGGCATCTACCAGGTGCGGGGATTCGACCTGTCCAACATCACCTTCGTCGAGGGTGACACCGGCATCATCGTGATCGACCCGCTGGTGTCCACCGAGGTGGCCGCCGCCGCGCTGGCGCTGTACCGCGAACACCGCGGCGATCGCGAGGTCCGGGCGGTCATCTACACCCACAGCCACGTCGACCACTTCGGCGGAGTACTAGGGGTGACCTCGCAGGCCGACGTCGACGCCGGCAGGGTCGCGGTGCTGGCGCCCGAGGGATTCACCGCCCATGCGGTGCAGGAGAACGTCTACGCCGGCACCGCGATGACCCGCCGCGCCGCCTACATGTACGGCACGGTGCTCGAGCGCGGGCCGCAGGGGCAGGTCGGCTGCGGGCTCGGCCAGACCCCGTCGACGGGTGAGGTGGCGATCATCGTGCCGACGGTCGACATCCGCGAGACCGGCGAGGTGCACACCATCGACGGCGTGGAGATCGAATTCCAGATGGCGCCGGGCACCGAGGCGCCGGCCGAGATGCACTTCTACTTCCCGCGCTTCCGGGCGCTGTGCATGGCCGAGAACGCGACGCACAACCTGCACAACCTACTGACCCTGCGCGGCGCGCTGGTGCGCGATCCGCACGGCTGGGCCGGGTACCTGACCGAGGCGATCGACACCTTCGCCGACCGCGCCGACGTGGTGTTCGCATCGCACCACTGGCCCACCTGGGGCCGCGACCGGATCGTGGAATTCCTGTCGCTGCAACGGGATCTGTACGCCTATCTGCACGACCAGACGCTGCGCCAACTCAATCAGGGGTACACCGGCATCGAGATCGCCGAGAGCTTCACGATGCCGCCCGCGCTTGAGCAAGCCTGGCACGCCCGCGGCTACTACGGGTCGGTCAGCCACAACGTCAAAGCCGTCTACCAGCGCTACATGGGCTGGTTCGACGGCAACCCGGCCCGGCTGTGGCCGCACCCGCCGGAGGCCATCGGCCCGCGCTACGTCGCGGCGATGGGCGGGATCGACCGCGTCGTCGAGCTGGCCCGACAGGCGTTCGACGACGGTGACTTCCGTTGGGCTGCCACGCTTCTCGACCATGCGATCTTCACCGACGAGAACCACGTCGGCGCCCGCGAGCTGTACGCCGACACCCTCGAGCAACTGGCCTACGGCGCCGAGACGGCGACCTGGCGCAACTTCTTCCTCGGCGGCGCGACCGAGCTGCGGGACGGCAACTTCGGTACCCCGACCCAGACCACGTCGACATCGATGGTGGGGCAACTGTCTCCAGAGCAGATGTTCGACGTGGTGGCGATCAGTGTGAACGGGCCGCGGGCATGGGATCTCGACCTCGCCATCGACGTCACTTTCCTTGACGTGCAGACCAACTATCGGCTGACCCTGCGCAACGGGGTGCTGGTCTACCGCAACGTTGCCGCGGACGAGGCGACGGCCCAGGCGACGGTCCGGTTGGCGAGCAAGCTGCGCCTGCTCACGCTCGCCGCCGGTGACAACACCTCGCCTGGTCTCGAAATCAGCGGGGACGCAGGCGTTCTCACCGCTTTGTTGTCGGCGCTCGACAAGCCGGACCCGGACTTCAACATCATCACGCCGTGA
- a CDS encoding MmcQ/YjbR family DNA-binding protein, giving the protein MRDRPATVADVHEIAASMPHVTRVEGPKGQNPIYQVGGKSFVYFRTPRPDAVDPDTGERYTDVIIIWVESEDDKLALTQDPDSPFFTTDHFAGHLSVLVRAGRLGEVSVTELRELIQDAWLSRASQRRAEKWLAEQG; this is encoded by the coding sequence GTGCGTGACCGTCCCGCCACCGTCGCGGACGTCCACGAGATCGCCGCGTCGATGCCGCACGTGACCCGCGTCGAGGGACCGAAGGGGCAGAACCCGATCTATCAGGTGGGGGGCAAGTCGTTCGTGTACTTCCGCACACCCCGGCCCGACGCGGTCGACCCGGACACCGGTGAGCGCTACACCGACGTCATCATCATCTGGGTCGAGTCCGAGGACGACAAGCTCGCCCTGACGCAGGATCCCGATTCACCGTTTTTCACCACCGACCACTTCGCCGGGCACCTCTCGGTGCTGGTGCGCGCCGGCCGCTTGGGTGAGGTCAGCGTCACCGAGTTGCGGGAACTGATTCAGGACGCGTGGCTGTCGCGGGCCTCGCAGCGGCGCGCCGAGAAGTGGCTCGCAGAACAGGGCTGA
- a CDS encoding ABC transporter substrate-binding protein, producing MNCSRRIRRAAVAVAVAALTLMVAACGSSNPLGGGDISGDLRSIKVGSADFTESKILAEIYAQALEANGFTISRQFGIGSRETYIPAVQDHSIDLIPEYTGNLLQYFDAESTATTPDEVLLGLLKALPGGLSILYPSPAEDKDTLAVSEQTAQRWNLKTIADLAVHSPEVKIGAPSEFQTRQTGLVGLKQKYGLDIAPANFIAISDGGGPATVKALTDGTVTAANIFSTSPAIEQSRLVVLEDPKNVFLAANVVPLVASQKMSDELKTVLDAVSAKLTTETLIELNTSVEGNQGVDPDEAAAKWISDNGFDQPIGK from the coding sequence ATGAACTGTTCCCGACGAATCAGGCGCGCCGCTGTCGCGGTTGCCGTAGCCGCACTCACCCTGATGGTCGCGGCGTGCGGCAGCTCCAATCCACTCGGCGGCGGCGACATCTCCGGCGACCTCAGATCGATCAAGGTCGGTTCCGCCGACTTCACCGAGTCGAAGATCCTCGCCGAGATCTACGCCCAGGCGCTGGAAGCCAACGGGTTCACCATCTCCCGCCAGTTCGGGATCGGCAGCCGTGAGACCTACATCCCCGCGGTGCAGGACCATTCGATCGACCTGATCCCGGAGTACACCGGCAACCTGTTGCAGTACTTCGACGCCGAGAGCACCGCCACCACCCCCGACGAGGTGTTGCTGGGCCTGCTCAAAGCCCTCCCCGGCGGTTTGTCGATCCTCTATCCGTCGCCGGCCGAGGACAAGGACACCCTGGCGGTCTCGGAGCAGACCGCGCAACGCTGGAACCTCAAAACCATCGCCGACCTGGCGGTGCACTCGCCGGAGGTGAAAATCGGTGCGCCATCGGAGTTTCAGACCCGCCAAACCGGGCTGGTAGGACTCAAACAGAAGTACGGGCTGGACATCGCGCCGGCCAACTTCATCGCGATCAGCGACGGGGGAGGCCCCGCGACCGTCAAGGCGCTGACCGACGGAACCGTCACCGCGGCCAACATCTTCAGCACCTCACCGGCGATCGAGCAGAGCCGGTTGGTGGTGCTGGAAGATCCGAAGAACGTCTTCCTGGCGGCCAACGTGGTGCCGTTGGTGGCCTCGCAGAAGATGTCCGACGAACTGAAGACCGTGCTCGACGCCGTCAGCGCGAAGCTGACCACCGAGACGCTGATCGAACTGAACACCTCGGTGGAGGGCAATCAGGGGGTCGACCCCGACGAGGCGGCGGCGAAGTGGATCTCCGACAACGGCTTCGATCAACCGATCGGGAAGTAG
- a CDS encoding crotonase/enoyl-CoA hydratase family protein, giving the protein MGNSYESMTVDIADHIAQVTLIGPGKGNAMGPAFWAELPVVFNELDADPQVRAIVLTGSGKNFSYGLDLAAMGDTLGSMMADASSSKPRADFHAKLKTMQYAITAVADCRTPTIASVHGWCIGGGVDLISAVDIRYASSDAKFSVREVKLAIVADVGSLARLPLILSDGHLRELALTGRDIDAARADKIGLVNDVYPDAEASLAAARATAAEIAANPPHTVHGIKDVLDEQRTAQVAASLRYVAAWNSAFLPSKDLTEGITAMFEKRPPNFTGE; this is encoded by the coding sequence ATGGGTAACTCCTATGAATCGATGACCGTGGACATCGCCGATCACATCGCGCAGGTCACGCTGATCGGGCCCGGCAAGGGCAATGCGATGGGCCCGGCGTTCTGGGCCGAGCTGCCGGTGGTGTTCAACGAGCTCGACGCCGACCCTCAGGTGCGGGCGATCGTGCTGACCGGCTCGGGCAAGAATTTCAGCTACGGCCTGGACCTGGCCGCGATGGGTGACACGCTCGGCTCGATGATGGCCGATGCGTCGTCGTCGAAGCCACGCGCCGACTTCCATGCCAAGCTCAAAACCATGCAGTACGCGATCACCGCGGTCGCCGACTGCCGCACCCCGACCATCGCGTCGGTGCACGGCTGGTGCATCGGCGGGGGTGTAGACCTGATCTCCGCGGTCGATATCCGTTACGCCAGCAGCGACGCGAAGTTCTCGGTGCGCGAAGTCAAGCTGGCGATCGTCGCGGACGTCGGCTCTCTGGCGCGCCTGCCGCTGATCCTGTCCGACGGGCATCTGCGCGAGCTGGCGCTCACGGGTAGGGACATCGACGCCGCCCGCGCCGACAAGATCGGCCTGGTCAACGATGTCTACCCCGACGCCGAGGCATCACTGGCCGCCGCACGGGCCACCGCGGCGGAGATCGCCGCCAACCCGCCGCACACTGTGCACGGCATCAAAGACGTGCTCGACGAGCAGCGCACCGCCCAGGTGGCGGCCAGCCTGCGCTACGTCGCGGCATGGAACTCGGCCTTCCTGCCGTCCAAGGACCTCACCGAAGGCATCACGGCGATGTTCGAGAAGCGGCCGCCGAACTTCACCGGCGAGTAG
- a CDS encoding lipopolysaccharide assembly LapA domain-containing protein, whose amino-acid sequence MSSDPFASADQPAFDAPGTPTMGTPPPPPPPPKSAVHRTRAAALWAALTLGFLILIVLLVFIAQNTESVELAFLGWHWSLPLGVAILFAAVAGGLVTVAVGAVRMFQLRRAAKRNLKGGV is encoded by the coding sequence ATGTCCAGCGATCCGTTCGCGTCAGCCGACCAGCCGGCGTTCGACGCGCCCGGGACCCCCACGATGGGGACCCCGCCACCGCCACCGCCGCCGCCGAAGTCCGCGGTGCACCGCACCCGCGCCGCCGCACTGTGGGCGGCACTCACATTGGGATTCCTCATCCTGATCGTGCTGCTGGTCTTCATCGCGCAGAACACCGAGTCCGTGGAGTTAGCCTTCCTCGGCTGGCACTGGAGCCTGCCGCTGGGTGTGGCGATCCTGTTCGCCGCCGTGGCGGGCGGCCTGGTGACGGTCGCGGTGGGTGCGGTGCGCATGTTCCAACTGCGGCGCGCCGCCAAGAGGAACCTCAAGGGCGGCGTGTAG
- a CDS encoding histidine phosphatase family protein: MQLLLVRHALPRRSEPGQGSDPHLSEEGVEQAKRLPDALARFPITRLVSSPQIRAVETGRPVADALGLPIEVDERFAEYDRDLEHYIPIEQIAAENPQELQRLIDGHLPSAVDEDEFLARVNAAVDDVVAASEHDDTVAVFSHGGVINVILHRVLRTERLLSFHVDYASVTRLLSSRTGRMGVAGVNATEHVWDLLPRNQRW; encoded by the coding sequence GTGCAACTGCTTCTGGTCCGACACGCGCTGCCCCGGCGAAGCGAACCCGGGCAAGGCTCCGATCCGCACCTGTCCGAAGAAGGCGTCGAACAGGCCAAACGCCTGCCCGACGCGCTGGCCCGGTTCCCGATCACGCGACTGGTGAGCAGCCCGCAGATCCGGGCCGTCGAGACCGGGCGGCCGGTGGCCGACGCGCTGGGACTGCCCATCGAGGTCGACGAGCGCTTCGCCGAGTACGACCGCGACTTGGAGCACTACATCCCGATCGAGCAGATCGCCGCCGAGAACCCGCAGGAGCTGCAGCGTCTCATCGACGGGCACCTGCCCAGCGCCGTCGACGAGGACGAGTTCCTGGCCCGCGTCAACGCCGCCGTCGACGACGTGGTGGCCGCCTCCGAGCACGACGACACCGTCGCGGTGTTCAGCCACGGCGGAGTCATCAACGTGATCCTGCACCGAGTGCTGCGGACCGAGCGGTTGCTGTCGTTTCACGTCGACTACGCGTCGGTGACGCGGCTGCTGTCGTCGCGCACTGGGCGGATGGGCGTGGCGGGGGTCAACGCCACCGAACACGTATGGGACTTATTGCCCAGAAATCAGCGATGGTAG
- a CDS encoding metallophosphoesterase translates to MRLLLIADTHLPKRAKDLPPTVWDAVDEVDVVIHAGDWVEPDLLDTLEARADRLVACWGNNDGPELRRRLPERADVVLEGLKFTVTHETGAATGREARLARDYPDTDVLVFGHSHIPWDTTAKTGLRLLNPGSPTDRRRQPYCTYMTATVHSGALHDVVLHRLPRRA, encoded by the coding sequence GTGCGCCTTCTGCTGATCGCCGACACGCACCTGCCCAAACGCGCCAAAGACCTGCCGCCCACAGTGTGGGACGCGGTGGACGAGGTCGACGTGGTGATCCACGCCGGAGACTGGGTCGAGCCGGATCTGCTCGACACGCTCGAGGCCCGAGCCGACCGACTGGTCGCCTGTTGGGGCAACAACGACGGACCGGAGCTCCGGCGCCGGCTGCCCGAACGGGCCGACGTGGTGCTGGAGGGCCTGAAGTTCACCGTCACCCACGAAACCGGCGCCGCGACGGGACGGGAGGCGCGGCTGGCCCGCGACTACCCGGACACCGATGTGCTGGTGTTCGGCCACAGTCACATCCCGTGGGACACCACCGCCAAAACAGGGCTGCGCCTTCTCAATCCGGGGTCGCCCACCGATCGGCGCCGTCAGCCCTATTGCACCTACATGACCGCGACGGTGCATTCCGGCGCACTGCATGACGTCGTCCTACACCGGCTGCCGCGTCGTGCGTGA